ctgcatgaaactgtaaCTGATGAGACTTTAGACAGTtgagttcagttaaaaaacggcctatgagcgtaatttaacaggttttcttttgtattaacagtaaagcactgtttttagcaataacaggttaatactgttgaaatcctgctgtaaattaataACAATTGTTTGCagtgtatctatctatctatctatctatctataagtGCAGATGGCTGATAGCATGAGGTCAGGAGTCTCCTGCTGATAGGCAAGACAAATGATCACCTTCATGTCCAAGAGCAGATGGTTAAAATGTGTGTAAAGAGGAGTAAAAATAGCTCTTTGGAAGAAAAAagttcagtgtttcccaaaacaaGTGTCCTAAATACAGGCTgagatattaatattattataatagccGATTGTACCAaaaatatttcagtttattttcttaTCTGTATTGTTTTAGGTATAAAGgcctaatatactgtatatatgagaGGTATTTCTCCCTCAGCTGCCTGCAAACTGTGCATCCAAACATTATTCAAactaactttattttaaattctagtgtagggttagggttggttGTCAAcgattaaattaatcaccaactattttgataattaattaacctgtttgagtattttttttttaagaaaaaaagtctaaattctctgattccagcttcttaaatgtgaatattttctggtttctttactcctctatgacagtaaactgaatatctttgagttgtggacaaaacaagaacatttgaggacgtcatcttcggctttgggaaacactgatcgacaatTTTCACCATTGTCttttaccattttatagaccaaataactaatcaattaatcgagaaaataatcaacagattaatcaacagtgaaaatactttagttgcagctctattctATTCAGTGGAATAATTTAAAACCAAACTTGTCAGGCTTTGATATGATGCACAAAACTGACATGTAGAATATTTACATCTGTAGAATGGTGTATATACTTTGAATATTTCACTAACTATATAGTTTCAATGAAGATTTGGAACAAGCCGATACAgaatatatatgaataatatGATTTTAACAACCTTAAAGCTTCCTTTTGGTAAAGAAAATGGGAAAATGTAATGTtatgggattaataaagtagcatttgttttgttgctacaggattgtatttaaaaatacattatccAATGGCTCCCTCAGGTGGACAGCATCAAACTGCAATTGTACATGTAACTCAGGATGGACAGATTAGAATCAGTGGACCAATAAATGGCAATACAAGATCATTTGATCTTTTAGGTCTGGGCTTTAAGCtctattattttgaaaatctcaaaatatgaacaaattaACAAACACTTGTCAATGATATTCTATTGTAGATAACAGGGTGGTTAAATGAGTAATTGAGAAAGCAATAATTTGTTGTGTCCCTAGTATATTTGATTTTCTAACCAGTTTTCTCTCTGGTCTAGGGAGCCGGTGGATGAGGTCCTCCAGATGCCTCCGTCTCTGTTGACGTGTGGTGGGTGTCAGCAGAGCATCGGTGACAGATTCTTCCTGAAGGCCATCGAGCAGTACTGGCACGAGGACTGCCTGAGCTGCGACTTGTGTGGCTGTCGACTCGGGGAGGTGGGACGCCGGCTCTACTTCAAGCTGGGAAGAAAGCTATGTCGGAGAGACTACCTCAGGTTGGTCCGACGGTGTAATGTTGTACTATTATGATTTAATCAAGCAGGTTGTTAGTTAGCAAGACCAACAAGTAtggaccatttcacagttttaagcataaacattccaaatgtgtcccagtttatttcctgttacagtatatgtgaatgacataagctgacaggaagtaaacatggacccaagctgttgcctagcaatgcaattccgttgaaacggtctatatgtgtatgtaggggtgtaggaaaatatcgatacacatgagcatcgcgatattatgtgttgggatactgtatagattctccaaaaacactgtattcatttttaaataacctcttaaaaatctgacggcCCGCCGTCGGACCCGGCCATTATTTGATCATTCGACGGTTGTAGCGggcgttttaaagctagagtgaagatattggcatcatatgaaactagaaaacctaacgaATCCAGCGGTAGgcctaccaaccatgtcatactaccttgtcatgacgaacgctaaataacgctccaaatttacgctaaattttggtgaggaaaaactggcatggccattttcaaaggattcccttcacctctgacctcaagatatgtgaatgaaaatgggttctatgggtacccatgagtctcccctttacagatatgcccactttatgataatcacatacagttatGGGCAAACACCATGCAGTATtttgcatacagtataaatgtgttatttttgcttattctaaaatggtgtatttctggtgtgacagttttcctaaaataagatttgaaaaaatcttaatatatcgcaatatattgaatcgttacccctgtatcatgatacgtattgcatcgccagattcttgccaatacacagccctgagTGTatgtagccaaagcctgatatgtCCGCCTATGTCCACCGACCTCCACTGTTGTCACAGACTATTAAAAACATATCAATGAGCCACATTgctgcactgggtgacatgttgtTTCTTCATTACAGTAAACATGGGCCCCttcagtttattttgagtcaattcCACATACACTGTGTTCTGGTGCTCTAAATACTCACGACGAGTACACCAAATGTGTTGCGCAGCTGGAAATAGTCTGTATAGAGAgagaatataaataaactatatATTCATGACGTGATTTACATCATTTCTTCAAATTGAAATGAGGTTGGGGATGAGTGTCACAGACTGGTTAGAGAAGTCAGACATTATTAAGAGACGGACTAATactttgttttggtcttttcaaggggtttgttgacaataacagaaataaagaatattGCCACTCAAAATCtcacacatttttttgacaaaccCCACTTTAGCTCATGCTGAATTGTAGGTTGTTTAATGggttgattattattataataattttaatttaattattttaattaatatagTGCCTACTTTATTTAGTCCTAAATAAATTAACTTTATTGAGGATTAACTAAATAAAGTTAGTACTAAATAACTAACTTTATTTAGTCCTAAATAACGTTGTGTTTAATCAAGTGACTACAAACTAGAACACAGAAATCTTGAGGCCAGGTAGTGCTAATCCAGTATAGGTATATGGTCAGGGGAAAAGATCCACGGGAGTTAGTTAGTTCctcgctgtgggactaataaaggattatcttatcttaaattgAGACTGAAGGGATTCCTTAAAGATTCATGTTTTCCATCTTCTTCTCAGCATTATGTTCATATCCTCTCATCCATTCAGGCTTTTCGGTCAGGACGGTCTCTGTGCTTCCTGTGAGAAGAGGATTCGAGCGTTCGAGATGACGATGCGTGTGCGGGACAAGGTTTACCATCTGGAGTGCTTCAAGTGTGCCGCCTGCCAGAAGCACTTCTGCGTGGGTGACCGCTACCTGCTCATCAACTCAGACATTGTGTGCGAGCAGGACATCTTTGAGTGGACCAAActcaacaataacaacatggtTTAGCAGAAGGAGTGTCACCCTGGCTTTTCCCACTGGCATGAATGAACCATTGATAAACAGACTTTTTGCAGGCTTTATCATGCATCTGACAGAATCATTTTAACACAAAAGGAAAGGCTACATCTCTGCATTGCTTCCCTGCTAGAGACTAATGAAGACTGCACCAGCAATAACAGAAAGCTTCTCATCTAAGGCTTCATCcttgaatgcaaaaaaaatgcttaaatACTGGAAATACTTATCATGCAATAATAGTTGTTTGTTATACACACTGGAATTTTAGACCTTTAACAATGAACAAAAAGTTTCTTACAGTCAAACACTGTTTCATCGCCTCAGTCTGGTCTGAACTGTTCAATGAGAATTTCAGTAAGGTTTTATTTTATGGATCGTAATTTCCTGAGAATTTCCTGAGAAGAACTGTGTAATTTGGTGCTAATTATAGGGAAAATACCTATAAAGGAGCTGCTCCTTGTAAAATCCAAGTAAATTCACAAGTAGTTCATTATTAGCAGCTATATGGTGAATTATATGCTTGCCTGTGGACAAATTTCACATTTGCATGTTCTGCTTGCCGGCTGCACTGACTGTTTCCATTTTATACATAAATAGTTTTGTATTTCTCTCCAAGAAACTTCCCTAGGAAATTAGTGAGAATTTATTAGGAAAttacagacctgtaaaatgaagcgtTACCAGATTTTCTTGTTATAAATGAAAAGTCCTGATCAGAATGATTGTACTGCATTGCCAGGTTGAACTGGTGGCGCCCTCTGGTGATCAAGGGATCCCATGCAATACTAATTCTACTGACTTTAGAGCTGTTtccagtgtgtttttttgtaactgTTACACCTCTCTGAACATGCACCCACGGCTTTTTGGATATTTACTATTAAATAAATTTCGATTTAGAGAAACATTGATAATCTTTGGCGTGAGTGTCTGTCTCCCTGGTAGTTACAGATAAACCTGAAATCCATGCAATCCAAGCATTcagagtagggctgtcctcaaccaaagaaattcttagtggACTAacgattttgtcaactaatcgattagttgatttaatcgaccgctctgtaaaactgagtttctccacaaagaatcacacagaagcaccactttaaatcttgtgtttaccagagatgtgttcataagtttcttaaaaataattcattcagcatgaaaaaagcataaaaaaattaataatcgACTGAGGAAATctaagtcgactaagaccaaaacgaccgattactCAACTAATGGACTAAGaggggacagccctaattcaaagGATTAATTTTACAAGCTGTGCATACAGAGAAGGTTTTACTACTCAGTCAGTTTGTAACTAAAACAACCCGGATTTTTGAGCGTGATGTTGAGGGACAGTAATCCCCCACAATGTAGTGCAAGAAAAGTAATGGAGGAGCTTCTCACAAAAACATTTATCAAATTTTGAATGTTTAATTGGCGGATGTGTTGAAAAGTCGCAGTTTAATTGCCTTACATATTGTATAATTTCCTGTCCGTATACagtaaagtagggctgcaactaacgattatttttattgttgattaatctgttgattattttcttgattaatcgattagttgttcggtttataaaatgttgatcagcgttgacgtcctcaaatgtcttgttttgtccacaactcaaaaatattcagtttactgtcatagaagagtaaaaaaaattgaaaatattcacatttaagaagctggaatcaggaaatttagattttttttttcttaaaaaaatccttaaaccaattaatcgattatcaaaatagttggcgattaatttaatagttgacaactaattgattaattgttgcagctctacagtaAAGTAAGTTTATTTCTTGTACTCTAactgcaaaacaacaacatcttatAAAGATTTCTCCATACAGTTAGTGTATATGAAATTGGGACACAGCTATGGCCTTTAAGAGTATGTAGATAAATATTGTGGGTGTGTTTCTAACAGAGTAACAGTACATCCTTCTGGTAAAGTAGTGCTCTACCCTGTTTTAGCCACAAGAGGTCACTAAAAGATGTGTATATTCCAACCATCCATGAATCAACCAGTTATCAGGGTTGTTTTGGCCAGGGCAAGAAGAGCTGCTAAATATTACACTGTTAATTATTGTAAATCTATTATGGGATGCAGctttttttatcataataaACTCTCCTGGCAGGGCAAAAAGGGAGacgagagagaaacagaagaaaTTGACGTTAATTAAGTCATGATGTTTTGGGCTGTAACATTAACTGTCTGTCTTCAAAGCCGGTGTCcctctgctcttcttcttcatgtctGCCAGCCGTCAACTGACTCTGAACTGGCCACGAGGCGTGCTTCTCCAGTGCCATCCCACAACCTCCTGCCATCCCCAGTTATCTTTACAGGCATAACATCAATAATTGAATCCATGAATTGCTCTTGCGTGTGAGGTTGGGAACGAAGGCGCCTGACCACACCGTATTAGCGGGTGGGAGACGCAGCCTTAACTGACATAAAAAAAGTGGATGAAATATGTGATCGGGAAACAATTTGCAACAAAGGAAAGAGAaatagaggagaggaggttaAAAGGAGAGCACAGAAGCTCCAGGATGGGGTCTTTAGCATGGCCTGACAGTAGTTAATTCATAGACAAGGGAGGAACCGATGGAGTTAAAAACCCACCCAGGCTGACATGACGCGTTTGCTGAAAGAGAAGCTTATGGGGAAACTAACGAGTTTTCCCACAATAGAGAtgggaatatactgtataggcACACCGAGGGATACTGGGCCTTTGCTCGTTTGGAGGTCTGCAGATTGAACGATCGTCAGTGTGGTATTAAGCAATGCTTGAGGAATGGCTGCAAAGAAAGAACTACTACACGGTGGTCTCACCAACAAATCAGCTCCATATTGAACGCTAGGCTAAAGATATGTGTGGATAAATAACATAGTAACTACATAAATGAATAGTATTGGCACCAGCTCAGTAGTCTAAAAGCATCTACAATACTGGGACTGTTAACCcttgtgctttgttgacattggctttactaaaagtaataataatgatatttgcAAAACCCgccaattttttttctttcagatattttcttttcttctgactgCATTAAAACCCAACATGTAGAAAAGTGTCAACCCTTCTCTTTGCCACAAACTGGGCTTACACATTTGATGAAggtgacaaaatacaaaaattaccATAAAGCATTGTTGTCACATCAAATAAGGAAAAATCTCCTATTTTGCATGCTATTTAGGCAAATCATGAACAACTAGAGAACAAATTTGCAATGGGATCACACTAGCCGCAACGCCAAATCGggccaggggcgtaaagtggggggggggggcaatagccccttccccacttcctacccccttACTTCCGCGACCTTGCTCGAACCTCACCCATCTTTGAGCTTTGCCTTTATTTTGATCACAACTACACCCCTGTAAAGTcttgtgactgcatcttgcacgttTGTAAAGCTATCGCTGTGACAAAATTCgtccacagacagacggacagaaatataaacaactGGCAAAGTATTCAAAACCGCCTCGCctcgctacagtaggtgtctccaggaccacattttgccatgatgactcacaAGGTACAAAAAACACCAGCGTCGTGGCCAGTAAATAAACTCTCCTGGCGAGGCGAaaagggagaagagagagaaacagaagaaaTTGACGTTAATTAAGTCATGATGTTTTGGGCTGTAACATTAACAGTCATTTACAGACAAAGAAACATGTGTTATCCTATATAGTGATGTTTTTTGAGGTCAATTTGTTCCCTGTTGTGAATAAActgttatactgtataatgttaataattgtatttaacCCTTTTAAGCCAAGCTAGCAGGGTGGCTCTGGATGGCAATGTCGATCTGTTGGTGatttggtccaccactttggtccagactgaaatatctcaacaacgaTTGAATGGATTAAGATTAAATTGAagg
The nucleotide sequence above comes from Sebastes fasciatus isolate fSebFas1 chromosome 4, fSebFas1.pri, whole genome shotgun sequence. Encoded proteins:
- the lmo2 gene encoding rhombotin-2 isoform X1 yields the protein MSSTIERKTMEANEEPVDEVLQMPPSLLTCGGCQQSIGDRFFLKAIEQYWHEDCLSCDLCGCRLGEVGRRLYFKLGRKLCRRDYLRLFGQDGLCASCEKRIRAFEMTMRVRDKVYHLECFKCAACQKHFCVGDRYLLINSDIVCEQDIFEWTKLNNNNMV
- the lmo2 gene encoding rhombotin-2 isoform X3; its protein translation is MPPSLLTCGGCQQSIGDRFFLKAIEQYWHEDCLSCDLCGCRLGEVGRRLYFKLGRKLCRRDYLRLFGQDGLCASCEKRIRAFEMTMRVRDKVYHLECFKCAACQKHFCVGDRYLLINSDIVCEQDIFEWTKLNNNNMV
- the lmo2 gene encoding rhombotin-2 isoform X2, which produces MVKMEPVDEVLQMPPSLLTCGGCQQSIGDRFFLKAIEQYWHEDCLSCDLCGCRLGEVGRRLYFKLGRKLCRRDYLRLFGQDGLCASCEKRIRAFEMTMRVRDKVYHLECFKCAACQKHFCVGDRYLLINSDIVCEQDIFEWTKLNNNNMV